The Ornithodoros turicata isolate Travis chromosome 9, ASM3712646v1, whole genome shotgun sequence genome includes a region encoding these proteins:
- the LOC135368421 gene encoding hamartin-like isoform X3 encodes MAFPAELFSLLESADSHDGDDIKLLVNDYLASSKDTGLLGALVDCFLQTRSQHCLEILVGLREPYGKLLFDKLADTLKGRSRLQTLKLITHIVHKQPPWLHHITNHKILNHVLLIIKGDQEVTHVLLANVIIISLMPMLPVQYGSSALPDTFEAFSSLAALATRKPSHICETHMAHLNLGLQALFEKLYGMYPCNFLAYLRGFYGSQDHSRDNFVVYTKTIRPLLQRTRLHPLLVTASKEAELGPSRWKKMRTYDILAECAKHTLDTPETVSDSDLVPSRATSYEARNSPGPLPAISRLSLEAVTPVPGALVDVSSTAVSNWSPAESCGLERSNSATARILKGSTREISFEHADSSPPLDLAVEATPDDVHAEAVGSSAIASKEVSSKEVMDGSSSSQERTEPIETPFCSTTHTLTVEPHNSVSELPEYEEECQQQREQFSMAKMVQDMSRLRYFSQCLMSHPAQSKALGRSSSCPGLVEPIELSSQLPSMLEEGSSAASCLTKKAINGDSVKADCGESAAGKSRHAVKQAPDDAYGTLLALSVGPPLLQQAEVSSEGGPQLSSRTLTLAEMSPRELLEQHLQVMSENYLRSASPVEAPKDQLGHEVLEELNKLKGEVCLLYIELLYERHRRDVHIERSRRLLAKAKKMQALEEQTLAYKDQLLFQEKEIQELNHNLDELKGTMDGQNSALEKCLEEYKKEIGNLKVQNACLKSEIVEMTSVNARLRADLEKAKLDVENGTALLLETSLELQTAQGHVDVSRAYQHKVEALEKELITLGEIYERLEARSSAHAPQRKADQELKLVSDAAHKEIASVKHLLDNKTCQLEASMSRIKQLEELLAKKNLVITELKQMIEKINLCHKEEMESKEMRITALTNTCQKMSLCILELQHSAEQKKDSSSDASGACDEFCANMDIDGSSPTVDPGGVLGSYSSNADLTPVSDMLKDAEAAAARSAERKSSENGEDGTTVDMQSDTSAADAVLNQSFEHSGEQVIIGDFDQV; translated from the exons ATGGCGTTTCCAGCTGAGTTATTCTCGCTGCTGGAGTCTGCTGACAGTCATGATGGGGATGATATCAAGCTGCTGGTCAACGACTACCTTGCCAGCA GTAAGGACACGGGCCTGCTTGGAGCCCTTGTCGATTGCTTCTTGCAGACACGGTCACAACACTGTTTAGAGATACTTGTGGGACTACGAGAGCCGTACGGCAAG CTGCTATTCGACAAACTGGCGGACACGCTGAAGGGCAGGAGTCGCCTTCAGACACTCAAGCTAATTACTCACATAGTCCACAAGCAGCCACCGTGGCTCCACCACATTACAAACCACAAAATTTTAAATCATGTACTATTAATAATTAAG GGTGATCAAGAGGTAACGCACGTCTTGCTTGCCAATGTGATCATCATCAGCCTGATGCCAATGCTTCCAGTCCAGTATGGCTCGTCAGCACTGCCAGACACCTTTGAGGCATTTTCCTCGCTGGCTGCACTCGCCACAAGAAAACCTA GTCATATATGTGAAACACACATGGCTCATCTGAACCTAGGACTTCAGGCTCTCTTTGAAAAGTTGTATGGGATGTACCCTTGCAATTTCCTTGCCTATCTGAGAGGCTTCTATGGAAGTCAGGACCATAGTAGGGATAACTTTGTTGTTTACACCAAGACAATCAGG CCATTGCTACAGAGGACACGTCTTCATCCACTCCTAGTCACAGCGTCCAAGGAGGCCGAGCTTGGACCGTCCAG gTGGAAGAAAATGAGGACGTATGACATCTTAGCAGAATGTGCAAAGCACACGCTTGATACTCCAGAAACCGTTTCTGACTCTGATCTAGTGCCTTCACGTGCAACATCTTACGAGGCCAGAAACAGTCCCGGGCCCCTGCCGGCGATTTCCAGATTGTCTTTAG AAGCAGTAACCCCTGTACCTGGGGCATTGGTTGATGTCTCCAGCACAGCAGTCAGCAACTGGAGCCCTGCTGAATCGTGTGGATTGGAAAGATCGAACTCTGCCACAGCACGTATTCTCAAAGGTTCTACTCGAG AAATATCATTTGAACACGCTGACAGTAGCCCACCCTTAGACCTTGCCGTCGAAGCCACGCCGGACGATGTCCATGCTGAG GCTGTTGGCAGTTCTGCAATTGCGTCAAAGGAAGTCAGCAGCAAAGAAGTCATGGATGGGAGTTCATCCAGCCAAG AGAGGACTGAGCCCATTGAAACTCCGTTCTGTTCGACCACGCACACTTTGACTGTGGAGCCGCACAACTCTGTATCTGAGCTACCAGAGTATGAGGAAGAGTGTCAGCAACAGAGAGAACAGTTTAGCATGGCCAAGATGGTGCAGGACATGAGCCGGCTACGCTACTTCAGTCAGTGTCTGATGAGTCACCCCGCACAATCCAAGGCGCTGGGCCGCAGCAGCTCTTGCCCCGGCTTGGTAGAGCCTATTGAACTTAGCAGCCAATTGCCATCTATGCTGGAG GAAGGCAGTTCAGCCGCTTCTTGCCTTACCAAAAAGGCTATAAACGGCGACAGCGTCAAGGCCGATTGTGGAGAATCGGCAGCAGGAAAGAGTCGGCATGCCGTGAAACAAGCTCCGGACGACGCCTATGGGACACTACTCGCGCTTTCTGTAGGACCGCCGTTACTACAACAAGCCGAGGTGTCATCCGAAGGGGGTCCTCAGTTATCTTCGCGAACGCTCACTCTGGCCGAAATGTCGCCGAGGGAGTTACTTGAACAGCACCTCCAAGTGATGAGCGAAAACTACCTTCGCTCAGCAAGTCCCGTAGAGGCTCCTAAAGATCAGTTAG GTCATGAGGTGTTGGAGGAACTAAATAAACTGAAAGGAGAAGTGTGCCTACTGTACATAGAGCTCCTGTACGAAAGGCATAGGAGAGATGTTCACATTGAGCGCAGCCGCAGACTTCTGGCCAAAGCCAAGAAAATGCAAGCCCTTGAGGAACAGACGTTGGCTTAC AAAGACCAGCTCCTCTTCCAAGAAAAAGAAATTCAGGAACTTAACCATAATTTGGACGAATTAAAGGGCACAATGGATGGTCAGAATTCTGCTCTGGAGAAATGTCTGGAAGAATATAAAAAGGAGATTGG GAACCTGAAAGTACAGAATGCCTGCTTGAAATCTGAAATAGTAGAGATGACGTCTGTGAATGCAAGACTGCGAGCAGACCTTGAGAAGGCGAAACTA GACGTGGAGAATGGAACTGCCCTTCTGCTCGAGACCAGTTTGGAACTGCAAACAGCACAGGGCCATGTTGATGTGAGTCGAGCGTACCAGCACAAAGTGGAAGCCCTAGAGAAGGAGCTGATCACATTAGGAGAAATTTATGAGCGTCTGGAAGCAAGGTCAAGTGCGCACGCACCTCAAAGAAAGGCTGACCAAGAACTGAAGCTTGTCTCTGATGCTGCTCATAAGgagattgctt CCGTGAAGCATTTGCTTGATAACAAAACTTGCCAGCTGGAGGCCAGCATGAGCCGAATAAAGCAGCTGGAGGAATTGCTTGCAAAGAAG AACCTTGTGATCACAGAGCTCAAGCAAATGATTGAGAAAATCAACTTGTGCCACAAAGAAGAGATGGAG AGTAAAGAGATGCGAATTACTGCGCTGACCAACACCTGTCAGAAAATGTCGCTTTGCATCTTGGAACTGCAGCACTcagctgaacagaaaaaggaTTCCTCATCCGACG CCTCAGGCGCCTGCGACGAGTTTTGTGCCAACATGGATATTGATGGCAGCAGCCCAACTGTGGACCCAGGAGGTGTCCTCGGTTCCTACAGTTCGAATGCTGACCTCACTCCTGTGTCAGACATGCTCAAGGATGCTGAAGCCGCTGCTGCACGATCAGCGGAAAGGAAGAGCTCAGAAAATGGGGAAGATGGCACAACCGTAGATATGCAAAGTGATACGAGTGCTGCGGATGCAGTGCTGAATCAAAGCTTTGAACATTCGGGAGAACAGGTCATCATAGGGGATTTTGACCAAGTGTGA
- the LOC135368421 gene encoding hamartin-like isoform X1, whose amino-acid sequence MAFPAELFSLLESADSHDGDDIKLLVNDYLASSKDTGLLGALVDCFLQTRSQHCLEILVGLREPYGKLLFDKLADTLKGRSRLQTLKLITHIVHKQPPWLHHITNHKILNHVLLIIKGDQEVTHVLLANVIIISLMPMLPVQYGSSALPDTFEAFSSLAALATRKPSHICETHMAHLNLGLQALFEKLYGMYPCNFLAYLRGFYGSQDHSRDNFVVYTKTIRPLLQRTRLHPLLVTASKEAELGPSRWKKMRTYDILAECAKHTLDTPETVSDSDLVPSRATSYEARNSPGPLPAISRLSLEAVTPVPGALVDVSSTAVSNWSPAESCGLERSNSATARILKGSTREISFEHADSSPPLDLAVEATPDDVHAEAVGSSAIASKEVSSKEVMDGSSSSQGKEVLKGGLQERTEPIETPFCSTTHTLTVEPHNSVSELPEYEEECQQQREQFSMAKMVQDMSRLRYFSQCLMSHPAQSKALGRSSSCPGLVEPIELSSQLPSMLEEGSSAASCLTKKAINGDSVKADCGESAAGKSRHAVKQAPDDAYGTLLALSVGPPLLQQAEVSSEGGPQLSSRTLTLAEMSPRELLEQHLQVMSENYLRSASPVEAPKDQLGHEVLEELNKLKGEVCLLYIELLYERHRRDVHIERSRRLLAKAKKMQALEEQTLAYKDQLLFQEKEIQELNHNLDELKGTMDGQNSALEKCLEEYKKEIGNLKVQNACLKSEIVEMTSVNARLRADLEKAKLDVENGTALLLETSLELQTAQGHVDVSRAYQHKVEALEKELITLGEIYERLEARSSAHAPQRKADQELKLVSDAAHKEIASVKHLLDNKTCQLEASMSRIKQLEELLAKKNLVITELKQMIEKINLCHKEEMESKEMRITALTNTCQKMSLCILELQHSAEQKKDSSSDASGACDEFCANMDIDGSSPTVDPGGVLGSYSSNADLTPVSDMLKDAEAAAARSAERKSSENGEDGTTVDMQSDTSAADAVLNQSFEHSGEQVIIGDFDQV is encoded by the exons ATGGCGTTTCCAGCTGAGTTATTCTCGCTGCTGGAGTCTGCTGACAGTCATGATGGGGATGATATCAAGCTGCTGGTCAACGACTACCTTGCCAGCA GTAAGGACACGGGCCTGCTTGGAGCCCTTGTCGATTGCTTCTTGCAGACACGGTCACAACACTGTTTAGAGATACTTGTGGGACTACGAGAGCCGTACGGCAAG CTGCTATTCGACAAACTGGCGGACACGCTGAAGGGCAGGAGTCGCCTTCAGACACTCAAGCTAATTACTCACATAGTCCACAAGCAGCCACCGTGGCTCCACCACATTACAAACCACAAAATTTTAAATCATGTACTATTAATAATTAAG GGTGATCAAGAGGTAACGCACGTCTTGCTTGCCAATGTGATCATCATCAGCCTGATGCCAATGCTTCCAGTCCAGTATGGCTCGTCAGCACTGCCAGACACCTTTGAGGCATTTTCCTCGCTGGCTGCACTCGCCACAAGAAAACCTA GTCATATATGTGAAACACACATGGCTCATCTGAACCTAGGACTTCAGGCTCTCTTTGAAAAGTTGTATGGGATGTACCCTTGCAATTTCCTTGCCTATCTGAGAGGCTTCTATGGAAGTCAGGACCATAGTAGGGATAACTTTGTTGTTTACACCAAGACAATCAGG CCATTGCTACAGAGGACACGTCTTCATCCACTCCTAGTCACAGCGTCCAAGGAGGCCGAGCTTGGACCGTCCAG gTGGAAGAAAATGAGGACGTATGACATCTTAGCAGAATGTGCAAAGCACACGCTTGATACTCCAGAAACCGTTTCTGACTCTGATCTAGTGCCTTCACGTGCAACATCTTACGAGGCCAGAAACAGTCCCGGGCCCCTGCCGGCGATTTCCAGATTGTCTTTAG AAGCAGTAACCCCTGTACCTGGGGCATTGGTTGATGTCTCCAGCACAGCAGTCAGCAACTGGAGCCCTGCTGAATCGTGTGGATTGGAAAGATCGAACTCTGCCACAGCACGTATTCTCAAAGGTTCTACTCGAG AAATATCATTTGAACACGCTGACAGTAGCCCACCCTTAGACCTTGCCGTCGAAGCCACGCCGGACGATGTCCATGCTGAG GCTGTTGGCAGTTCTGCAATTGCGTCAAAGGAAGTCAGCAGCAAAGAAGTCATGGATGGGAGTTCATCCAGCCAAGGTAAAGAGGTGCTAAAAGGAGGCCTCCAAG AGAGGACTGAGCCCATTGAAACTCCGTTCTGTTCGACCACGCACACTTTGACTGTGGAGCCGCACAACTCTGTATCTGAGCTACCAGAGTATGAGGAAGAGTGTCAGCAACAGAGAGAACAGTTTAGCATGGCCAAGATGGTGCAGGACATGAGCCGGCTACGCTACTTCAGTCAGTGTCTGATGAGTCACCCCGCACAATCCAAGGCGCTGGGCCGCAGCAGCTCTTGCCCCGGCTTGGTAGAGCCTATTGAACTTAGCAGCCAATTGCCATCTATGCTGGAG GAAGGCAGTTCAGCCGCTTCTTGCCTTACCAAAAAGGCTATAAACGGCGACAGCGTCAAGGCCGATTGTGGAGAATCGGCAGCAGGAAAGAGTCGGCATGCCGTGAAACAAGCTCCGGACGACGCCTATGGGACACTACTCGCGCTTTCTGTAGGACCGCCGTTACTACAACAAGCCGAGGTGTCATCCGAAGGGGGTCCTCAGTTATCTTCGCGAACGCTCACTCTGGCCGAAATGTCGCCGAGGGAGTTACTTGAACAGCACCTCCAAGTGATGAGCGAAAACTACCTTCGCTCAGCAAGTCCCGTAGAGGCTCCTAAAGATCAGTTAG GTCATGAGGTGTTGGAGGAACTAAATAAACTGAAAGGAGAAGTGTGCCTACTGTACATAGAGCTCCTGTACGAAAGGCATAGGAGAGATGTTCACATTGAGCGCAGCCGCAGACTTCTGGCCAAAGCCAAGAAAATGCAAGCCCTTGAGGAACAGACGTTGGCTTAC AAAGACCAGCTCCTCTTCCAAGAAAAAGAAATTCAGGAACTTAACCATAATTTGGACGAATTAAAGGGCACAATGGATGGTCAGAATTCTGCTCTGGAGAAATGTCTGGAAGAATATAAAAAGGAGATTGG GAACCTGAAAGTACAGAATGCCTGCTTGAAATCTGAAATAGTAGAGATGACGTCTGTGAATGCAAGACTGCGAGCAGACCTTGAGAAGGCGAAACTA GACGTGGAGAATGGAACTGCCCTTCTGCTCGAGACCAGTTTGGAACTGCAAACAGCACAGGGCCATGTTGATGTGAGTCGAGCGTACCAGCACAAAGTGGAAGCCCTAGAGAAGGAGCTGATCACATTAGGAGAAATTTATGAGCGTCTGGAAGCAAGGTCAAGTGCGCACGCACCTCAAAGAAAGGCTGACCAAGAACTGAAGCTTGTCTCTGATGCTGCTCATAAGgagattgctt CCGTGAAGCATTTGCTTGATAACAAAACTTGCCAGCTGGAGGCCAGCATGAGCCGAATAAAGCAGCTGGAGGAATTGCTTGCAAAGAAG AACCTTGTGATCACAGAGCTCAAGCAAATGATTGAGAAAATCAACTTGTGCCACAAAGAAGAGATGGAG AGTAAAGAGATGCGAATTACTGCGCTGACCAACACCTGTCAGAAAATGTCGCTTTGCATCTTGGAACTGCAGCACTcagctgaacagaaaaaggaTTCCTCATCCGACG CCTCAGGCGCCTGCGACGAGTTTTGTGCCAACATGGATATTGATGGCAGCAGCCCAACTGTGGACCCAGGAGGTGTCCTCGGTTCCTACAGTTCGAATGCTGACCTCACTCCTGTGTCAGACATGCTCAAGGATGCTGAAGCCGCTGCTGCACGATCAGCGGAAAGGAAGAGCTCAGAAAATGGGGAAGATGGCACAACCGTAGATATGCAAAGTGATACGAGTGCTGCGGATGCAGTGCTGAATCAAAGCTTTGAACATTCGGGAGAACAGGTCATCATAGGGGATTTTGACCAAGTGTGA
- the LOC135368421 gene encoding hamartin-like isoform X2, whose translation MAFPAELFSLLESADSHDGDDIKLLVNDYLASSKDTGLLGALVDCFLQTRSQHCLEILVGLREPYGKLLFDKLADTLKGRSRLQTLKLITHIVHKQPPWLHHITNHKILNHVLLIIKGDQEVTHVLLANVIIISLMPMLPVQYGSSALPDTFEAFSSLAALATRKPSHICETHMAHLNLGLQALFEKLYGMYPCNFLAYLRGFYGSQDHSRDNFVVYTKTIRPLLQRTRLHPLLVTASKEAELGPSRWKKMRTYDILAECAKHTLDTPETVSDSDLVPSRATSYEARNSPGPLPAISRLSLAVTPVPGALVDVSSTAVSNWSPAESCGLERSNSATARILKGSTREISFEHADSSPPLDLAVEATPDDVHAEAVGSSAIASKEVSSKEVMDGSSSSQGKEVLKGGLQERTEPIETPFCSTTHTLTVEPHNSVSELPEYEEECQQQREQFSMAKMVQDMSRLRYFSQCLMSHPAQSKALGRSSSCPGLVEPIELSSQLPSMLEEGSSAASCLTKKAINGDSVKADCGESAAGKSRHAVKQAPDDAYGTLLALSVGPPLLQQAEVSSEGGPQLSSRTLTLAEMSPRELLEQHLQVMSENYLRSASPVEAPKDQLGHEVLEELNKLKGEVCLLYIELLYERHRRDVHIERSRRLLAKAKKMQALEEQTLAYKDQLLFQEKEIQELNHNLDELKGTMDGQNSALEKCLEEYKKEIGNLKVQNACLKSEIVEMTSVNARLRADLEKAKLDVENGTALLLETSLELQTAQGHVDVSRAYQHKVEALEKELITLGEIYERLEARSSAHAPQRKADQELKLVSDAAHKEIASVKHLLDNKTCQLEASMSRIKQLEELLAKKNLVITELKQMIEKINLCHKEEMESKEMRITALTNTCQKMSLCILELQHSAEQKKDSSSDASGACDEFCANMDIDGSSPTVDPGGVLGSYSSNADLTPVSDMLKDAEAAAARSAERKSSENGEDGTTVDMQSDTSAADAVLNQSFEHSGEQVIIGDFDQV comes from the exons ATGGCGTTTCCAGCTGAGTTATTCTCGCTGCTGGAGTCTGCTGACAGTCATGATGGGGATGATATCAAGCTGCTGGTCAACGACTACCTTGCCAGCA GTAAGGACACGGGCCTGCTTGGAGCCCTTGTCGATTGCTTCTTGCAGACACGGTCACAACACTGTTTAGAGATACTTGTGGGACTACGAGAGCCGTACGGCAAG CTGCTATTCGACAAACTGGCGGACACGCTGAAGGGCAGGAGTCGCCTTCAGACACTCAAGCTAATTACTCACATAGTCCACAAGCAGCCACCGTGGCTCCACCACATTACAAACCACAAAATTTTAAATCATGTACTATTAATAATTAAG GGTGATCAAGAGGTAACGCACGTCTTGCTTGCCAATGTGATCATCATCAGCCTGATGCCAATGCTTCCAGTCCAGTATGGCTCGTCAGCACTGCCAGACACCTTTGAGGCATTTTCCTCGCTGGCTGCACTCGCCACAAGAAAACCTA GTCATATATGTGAAACACACATGGCTCATCTGAACCTAGGACTTCAGGCTCTCTTTGAAAAGTTGTATGGGATGTACCCTTGCAATTTCCTTGCCTATCTGAGAGGCTTCTATGGAAGTCAGGACCATAGTAGGGATAACTTTGTTGTTTACACCAAGACAATCAGG CCATTGCTACAGAGGACACGTCTTCATCCACTCCTAGTCACAGCGTCCAAGGAGGCCGAGCTTGGACCGTCCAG gTGGAAGAAAATGAGGACGTATGACATCTTAGCAGAATGTGCAAAGCACACGCTTGATACTCCAGAAACCGTTTCTGACTCTGATCTAGTGCCTTCACGTGCAACATCTTACGAGGCCAGAAACAGTCCCGGGCCCCTGCCGGCGATTTCCAGATTGTCTTTAG CAGTAACCCCTGTACCTGGGGCATTGGTTGATGTCTCCAGCACAGCAGTCAGCAACTGGAGCCCTGCTGAATCGTGTGGATTGGAAAGATCGAACTCTGCCACAGCACGTATTCTCAAAGGTTCTACTCGAG AAATATCATTTGAACACGCTGACAGTAGCCCACCCTTAGACCTTGCCGTCGAAGCCACGCCGGACGATGTCCATGCTGAG GCTGTTGGCAGTTCTGCAATTGCGTCAAAGGAAGTCAGCAGCAAAGAAGTCATGGATGGGAGTTCATCCAGCCAAGGTAAAGAGGTGCTAAAAGGAGGCCTCCAAG AGAGGACTGAGCCCATTGAAACTCCGTTCTGTTCGACCACGCACACTTTGACTGTGGAGCCGCACAACTCTGTATCTGAGCTACCAGAGTATGAGGAAGAGTGTCAGCAACAGAGAGAACAGTTTAGCATGGCCAAGATGGTGCAGGACATGAGCCGGCTACGCTACTTCAGTCAGTGTCTGATGAGTCACCCCGCACAATCCAAGGCGCTGGGCCGCAGCAGCTCTTGCCCCGGCTTGGTAGAGCCTATTGAACTTAGCAGCCAATTGCCATCTATGCTGGAG GAAGGCAGTTCAGCCGCTTCTTGCCTTACCAAAAAGGCTATAAACGGCGACAGCGTCAAGGCCGATTGTGGAGAATCGGCAGCAGGAAAGAGTCGGCATGCCGTGAAACAAGCTCCGGACGACGCCTATGGGACACTACTCGCGCTTTCTGTAGGACCGCCGTTACTACAACAAGCCGAGGTGTCATCCGAAGGGGGTCCTCAGTTATCTTCGCGAACGCTCACTCTGGCCGAAATGTCGCCGAGGGAGTTACTTGAACAGCACCTCCAAGTGATGAGCGAAAACTACCTTCGCTCAGCAAGTCCCGTAGAGGCTCCTAAAGATCAGTTAG GTCATGAGGTGTTGGAGGAACTAAATAAACTGAAAGGAGAAGTGTGCCTACTGTACATAGAGCTCCTGTACGAAAGGCATAGGAGAGATGTTCACATTGAGCGCAGCCGCAGACTTCTGGCCAAAGCCAAGAAAATGCAAGCCCTTGAGGAACAGACGTTGGCTTAC AAAGACCAGCTCCTCTTCCAAGAAAAAGAAATTCAGGAACTTAACCATAATTTGGACGAATTAAAGGGCACAATGGATGGTCAGAATTCTGCTCTGGAGAAATGTCTGGAAGAATATAAAAAGGAGATTGG GAACCTGAAAGTACAGAATGCCTGCTTGAAATCTGAAATAGTAGAGATGACGTCTGTGAATGCAAGACTGCGAGCAGACCTTGAGAAGGCGAAACTA GACGTGGAGAATGGAACTGCCCTTCTGCTCGAGACCAGTTTGGAACTGCAAACAGCACAGGGCCATGTTGATGTGAGTCGAGCGTACCAGCACAAAGTGGAAGCCCTAGAGAAGGAGCTGATCACATTAGGAGAAATTTATGAGCGTCTGGAAGCAAGGTCAAGTGCGCACGCACCTCAAAGAAAGGCTGACCAAGAACTGAAGCTTGTCTCTGATGCTGCTCATAAGgagattgctt CCGTGAAGCATTTGCTTGATAACAAAACTTGCCAGCTGGAGGCCAGCATGAGCCGAATAAAGCAGCTGGAGGAATTGCTTGCAAAGAAG AACCTTGTGATCACAGAGCTCAAGCAAATGATTGAGAAAATCAACTTGTGCCACAAAGAAGAGATGGAG AGTAAAGAGATGCGAATTACTGCGCTGACCAACACCTGTCAGAAAATGTCGCTTTGCATCTTGGAACTGCAGCACTcagctgaacagaaaaaggaTTCCTCATCCGACG CCTCAGGCGCCTGCGACGAGTTTTGTGCCAACATGGATATTGATGGCAGCAGCCCAACTGTGGACCCAGGAGGTGTCCTCGGTTCCTACAGTTCGAATGCTGACCTCACTCCTGTGTCAGACATGCTCAAGGATGCTGAAGCCGCTGCTGCACGATCAGCGGAAAGGAAGAGCTCAGAAAATGGGGAAGATGGCACAACCGTAGATATGCAAAGTGATACGAGTGCTGCGGATGCAGTGCTGAATCAAAGCTTTGAACATTCGGGAGAACAGGTCATCATAGGGGATTTTGACCAAGTGTGA